The Aquitalea magnusonii region CCGAAATTGTTTTCCATCAGGCTGGCCAGTTCGGCAAACGAGGCGCGGATGCTGGCCAGGCTGCCGCAGAAGTCGCCAAAGGGTTCGATATAGCTCTGGCTGCGCTGCCCGGTAAGCTGTAGCTGCTGCAATTGCTGCTCGGCTTGCTGGCGTGCCTGTTCGCTGTCCCGTAGTTGCTGCTGGCTGTGTTGCAGCGCATTTTCCAGTTCACTCACCCGGTCTTGCAGTTGTTGTATGTGCTTTTTGTGGCTTGAACCAAACATTAAACGAGTCTCCGAGTGCCAATAAGGTTTTATTTAAAGATTTATGCATTTATCTTAAACACTTTGCCGTGTTCTGCCGTGCGCTGACAAAGTTAAACCATGTGCCGCCGTGCGCTTGTCCAGCGTGATTATGCAGATGTACTTGCAGTTGAATGTTGCTTTTTAAATTTCCTGATTTAAATCTTAAGCTCGCAGCGTGGGCAGGGCCTTGCGTCACGTCAGATGATTTTGATAAAGCCAGTGTTGCTTTGGTCTGGTAAATGGCGCAGTCAATGGCATGTTTCTGATAAGTAATTCATTTTTTCTTGCTTAGTTTTCCCGGTGCCGCTTGCTAGATTGCTCACCATCCAACACATAGCCAACTGCGGAAAACACCATGAAGCATTACGCCAAGACTGTCCGTCTCTCCCTGATTGCAGCCTCTCTTGCCTTGCTGGGCAATCTGGCTCACGCCGCCGACACCGTCACCATCGCCTACCAGACCGGTATCGATCCCACCAAGATTCCGCAAGCCGATGGTGCCTATGAAAAAGCCACCGGCAGCAAGATTAACTGGCGCAAGTTTGAAAGCGGTTCGGAAGTGATTGCCGCCGTGGCCTCGGGTGACGTGGTGATCGGCAACCTGGGCTCCAGCCCGCTGGCCGCCGCCGCCAGCCGTGGCCTGCCGATTGTCACCTTCCTGGTGGCCGATGAAATCGGTGACGCCGAGGCACTGGTGGTGCGCAATGGCAGCAAGATTGCCAAGCCGCAGGACCTGATCGGCAAGAAAGTGGCCGTGCCCTATGTGTCCACCACCCATTACAGCCTGCTGGCCTCGCTCAAGCATTGGAATGTGGATGCCAGCAAGGTGAATGTGCTGAACCTGCGCCCCAGTGAAATCACTGCGGCCTGGCAGCGTGGCGACATTGATGCCGCCTATGTATGGGACCCGGCACTGGGCAAAATCAAGGCCAACGGCAAGGTGCTGACCAGCTCGGCCCAAGTGTCCAAGTGGGGCGCGCCGACTTACGATATCTGGATCGTGCGCAAGGACTTTGCCGAGGCCCATCCGGAATTCGTCAACAAGTTTACCAAGGTGTCGCTGGACGCCATCGCCGGCTATGTGGCCAACCCCAAGGCCTTTATTGCCAACAAGGACAATATCGACAAGATCAGCCGCCTGACCGGTGCCGCCGCACCGGACGTGATTGCCGGCCTGCAGGGCAACCGCTTCCTTACCCAGAAGGAGCAGATTGCCCTGCTGCAAAAGCCCTTTGTGCAGGCCGTAGCCAATACCGCGGCCTTTTTGAAGTCGCAGGGCAAGGTGGACAGCCTGCAGGCTGATTACAGCCCCTATGTGAGCAATCAGTTTGTGAAGGCTGCGAAATAATCATGGCCATCCTCTCCGCCAACAAGGTGAGCGTGCGCTATCCCGGTCAGGACCGGCCCGCCTTGTCCGAAGTGTCGCTGGACATCGGTCCGGATGACCTGACCGTGGCACTGGGGCCGTCCGGCTGCGGCAAGACCACCTTGCTGAACCTGTTTGCCGGATTTGTCCAGCCGGATGGCGGCGAGGTGCGCTTTGGTGAAGCCCGGGTGACCGGGCCGGGTGCGGACCGCGCCGTGGTGTTTCAGCACGACGCCTTGCTGCCCTGGCTTTCCGTGCGCGACAACGTGGCGTTTGGCTTGCGCCTGCAAGGCGTGGCCAAGGCCGAACGGCTGGCGCGGGCTGACGAGGTGCTGCGCCTGGTCGACCTGCCGGAGGCCGGCAGTCGCTATAGCTGGCAGCTATCCGGCGGCCAGCGTCAGCGCGTGGGGATTGCCCGTGCGCTGGCCAGCCACTCACAGGTATTGCTGATGGACGAACCCTTCGGCGCACTGGATGCCTTTACCCGCGAGCAAATGCAGGAGCTGCTGCTCAAGGTGTGGCAGCAGGCGCGGCGACGCATTTTCCTGATTACCCACGATATCGAAGAGGCGCTGTTTCTGGCTACCGAACTGGTGCTGATGTCGCCGGGGCCGGGCCGCATTGTCGAAACCCTGCGCCCGGGCTTCAGCCAGCGTTACCGGGCGGGTGAGTCGGCGCGGGCCATCAAGTCCGATCCGGCCTTCATCGCGCTGCGCGAGCAATTGCTGGCCACCCTGTTCGACCATCGCCGTCAGGCCGAGGAGATTGCCGCATGAATGCACTGGAACAGACACTGGAACAAAAACTGGCTGATGTTGCCGTCAGCAACACCGTACCGGACGAACTGCCGGTCAGCAGCCCGCGCGCTGGTAGCTCCCGCTGGCGGCAATACCGTCGCGGCTGGCTCAGCCTGATCAGCCTGCTGGCGGTATTGGGCGGCTGGTGGGGACTGTCGCACAGCGGCATTGTGCCGCCCTTGTTTCTGCCTGCGCCGGAAGCGGTGGTGGCCAAGCTGATCACCGTCAGCACCCAGGGTTTCATGGATGCCACCTTGTGGCAGCACCTGGCGGCCAGCCTGCAGCGCATCGTGCTGGCCTTGCTGGCTGCGGTGCTGCTGGGTATTCCGCTGGGGGTGCTGATGGGCGTCAGCCCGGTGGCGCGTGGCTTGCTGGACCCGCTGATTGAAGCCTATCGCCCGGTGCCGCCGCTGGCCTATCTGCCGCTGATTGTCATCTGGTTCGGCATCGGCGAATTGTCCAAGGTGCTGCTGATTTTCCTGGCGGTACTGGCCCCGGTCATCATCGCCACCAGCCACGGCGTGGTACAGGTCAGCCGTAACCGCCTGCGTGCTGCGCAGACGCTGGGTGCCAGCCGCAGCCAGTTGCTGTGGTTTGTCATCCTGCCGGAGGCTCTGCCGGAAATCCTCACCGGCATCCGCATCGGCCTGGGTACCGGCTGGTCCACCCTGGTGGCGGCCGAGCTGGTGGCTGCCACCCGCGGGCTGGGTTTCATGGTGCAGTCGGCAGCGCAGTTCCTGGTGACGGATGTGGTGATTCTGGGCATCGCGGTGATTGCGGTGATTGCCTTTGCGCTGGAGCTGGGCTTGCGCCTGTTGCAGCGACGACTCGCCCCCTGGCATGGCCAGCTGGATTGAAGATTTCATGGCCGCTGCCTGTGGTGGCGGCCAGAACCGAATGATGCAAGGAATAGAAGATGAGTCTGACTCTTACCCGTTTGTCCCCGGCGCTGGGCGCGATTGTCGAAGGTGTGGATCTGGCGCAGCCGCTGACTGACAGCTTGCAGCAGGAGATACAGCAGGCGCTGCTGCAACATCAGGTGCTGTTCTTCCGTAATCAGGACATCAGCCCGCGCCAGCAGCGCGACTTTGCCGCCCGGTTTGGTGATCTGCACACCCACCCCATCTACCCGCAACACCCGGATGCGCCACAGGTGATGATTCTGGACACCGACGCTTTCGACCTGAAGGACAATGCCATCTGGCACACCGATGTCACCTTCATCGAAACCCCGCCGGCCGCTGCGGTGCTGGCGGCGCGCTTGCTGCCGGAGTTCGGCGGTGACACGCTGTGGGCCAGCAGCTTTGCCGCCTGGGATGCGCTGTCCGACCGGCTGAAAACCTTGCTGGAAGGGCTGACTGCCACCCATGACTTCACCAAGACTTTCCCGCTCAAGCGCTTTGGCCTGACCCCGGCCGACCGGGAAAAATGGGAACAGACCCGGCGCGACAATCCGCCGCTGAGCCATCCGGTGGTGCGCACCCATCCGGTGAGCGGGCGCAAGGGCTTGTTCGTCAATGGCGGTTTCACCACTGAAATCAACGAGTTGCCGGAAGAAGAGGGCGCGGCCTTGCTGGCCTTCCTGCTCGCCCATCAGGCGCGGCCGGAATTCACCATCCGCTGGCGCTGGCAGGCTGGCGATGTGGCGTTCTGGGATAACCGCTCCACCAGTCATTATGCGGTGGACGATTACCGCCCCAACCGTCGCATCATGCACCGGGCGACGATTCTGGGTGACAAACCCTTCTGAACGACAGAATGTGAGTCAGCCAAACAAAAAACTACCCTGCGGGGTGGCTTGAGATTATTGACAACCCCTCTCGCTTTCTGGATAGAAAGCGAGGCTCCCTTGCAGGGCAAGGGCGGGGGGATTGGGAATAGATGGGAAGGCTGCGGAATCTAAGAGTTAGTCGAAAGGCCCGGCTTTGCCGGGTCCAGTACAAGCGCACCAAATAACTTTGTCAGCAGCCTGGAGCCACCCCTTGGGGTGGCTTTTGCATGGTGCGTCGCGCAAGACTTATTCGACAAAGCGCATCTTGAACAGACGGCCCTTGATCTTGCTCACAGCCAGCTGCTCGAAGGCTTGCTGGGCGATGTCGCGCTGCAGGGCGACAAAGCTGGCACCTTCCAGCACATTGATCTTGCCTACATGGCTGCCGGCAATGCCGCCGTCACCAGTCAGCGCGCCCAGAATGTCGCCGGGGCGCAGCTTGTCACGTTTGCCACCGGCAATTTCCAGCGTCACCATGGCCGGAATCAACTGGCCGCCCGGTGCCGGGGTCAGCTCGTCCACGTCGGCCCAGGTGAGCGGGGCTTTCTGGTAATCCTCGATCTGCACCAGACGGCGGGCATCGTTGTCGCAGGTCAGCGTCATGGCCAGGCCATGCAACTCGCCGCGGCCGGTGCGGCCAATGCGGTGGATGTGTACTTCCGGGTCGTGGCTCACGTCCACGTTGATCACCAGGTCCAGTTCCTTGATGTCCAGCCCGCGAGCGGCCACATCGGTGGCCACCAGCACCGTGGTACTCTTGTTGGCAAAGCGCAGCAGAATCTGGTCGCGGTCGCGCTGTTCCAGATCGCCATACAGTGCCAGCGCGGAGAAACCACGGGCCTGCAAATCTTTCACCAGCTCCTTGCAGCGTTCCTTGGTATTGCAGAAGGCCAGCGCGGAAGCAGGGCGCACATGCTGCAGGATGCGGGTGACGGTTTCCAGCCGGGTTTCCGGCTTCACCTTGTAGAACCATTGTTCGATATGGTCGCCGCTGTGCAGCGCTTGTACTTTCACTTCCACCGGCTGGCGCAGGAACTGCGCGCTGGCCTTACGGATGGTGTCCGGATAGGTGGCGGAGAACAGCAGGGTCTGACGCTGGCGCGGGCAGGCGCGCACGATGCCGACGATTTCCTCGATGAAGCCCATGTCAATCATGCGGTCGGCCTCGTCCAGCACCAGCATTTTCACATTGGACAGGTCCAGCGACTGGCGGAACAGGTGGTCTTGCAGCCGGCCCGGCGTACCCACCACGATGTGCGCG contains the following coding sequences:
- the tauC gene encoding taurine ABC transporter permease TauC, with the protein product MNALEQTLEQKLADVAVSNTVPDELPVSSPRAGSSRWRQYRRGWLSLISLLAVLGGWWGLSHSGIVPPLFLPAPEAVVAKLITVSTQGFMDATLWQHLAASLQRIVLALLAAVLLGIPLGVLMGVSPVARGLLDPLIEAYRPVPPLAYLPLIVIWFGIGELSKVLLIFLAVLAPVIIATSHGVVQVSRNRLRAAQTLGASRSQLLWFVILPEALPEILTGIRIGLGTGWSTLVAAELVAATRGLGFMVQSAAQFLVTDVVILGIAVIAVIAFALELGLRLLQRRLAPWHGQLD
- the dbpA gene encoding ATP-dependent RNA helicase DbpA; protein product: MKKIAFSTLTALPDALLSNLDSLGYHSMTPIQAESLPVILEGRDLIAQAKTGSGKTAAFGLGMLAGINPRWFAVQGLVLCPTRELADQVAQEIRRLARSIDNIKVVTLTGGSPMGPQRGSLEHGAHIVVGTPGRLQDHLFRQSLDLSNVKMLVLDEADRMIDMGFIEEIVGIVRACPRQRQTLLFSATYPDTIRKASAQFLRQPVEVKVQALHSGDHIEQWFYKVKPETRLETVTRILQHVRPASALAFCNTKERCKELVKDLQARGFSALALYGDLEQRDRDQILLRFANKSTTVLVATDVAARGLDIKELDLVINVDVSHDPEVHIHRIGRTGRGELHGLAMTLTCDNDARRLVQIEDYQKAPLTWADVDELTPAPGGQLIPAMVTLEIAGGKRDKLRPGDILGALTGDGGIAGSHVGKINVLEGASFVALQRDIAQQAFEQLAVSKIKGRLFKMRFVE
- the tauB gene encoding taurine ABC transporter ATP-binding subunit, which translates into the protein MAILSANKVSVRYPGQDRPALSEVSLDIGPDDLTVALGPSGCGKTTLLNLFAGFVQPDGGEVRFGEARVTGPGADRAVVFQHDALLPWLSVRDNVAFGLRLQGVAKAERLARADEVLRLVDLPEAGSRYSWQLSGGQRQRVGIARALASHSQVLLMDEPFGALDAFTREQMQELLLKVWQQARRRIFLITHDIEEALFLATELVLMSPGPGRIVETLRPGFSQRYRAGESARAIKSDPAFIALREQLLATLFDHRRQAEEIAA
- the tauA gene encoding taurine ABC transporter substrate-binding protein; translation: MKHYAKTVRLSLIAASLALLGNLAHAADTVTIAYQTGIDPTKIPQADGAYEKATGSKINWRKFESGSEVIAAVASGDVVIGNLGSSPLAAAASRGLPIVTFLVADEIGDAEALVVRNGSKIAKPQDLIGKKVAVPYVSTTHYSLLASLKHWNVDASKVNVLNLRPSEITAAWQRGDIDAAYVWDPALGKIKANGKVLTSSAQVSKWGAPTYDIWIVRKDFAEAHPEFVNKFTKVSLDAIAGYVANPKAFIANKDNIDKISRLTGAAAPDVIAGLQGNRFLTQKEQIALLQKPFVQAVANTAAFLKSQGKVDSLQADYSPYVSNQFVKAAK
- the tauD gene encoding taurine dioxygenase yields the protein MSLTLTRLSPALGAIVEGVDLAQPLTDSLQQEIQQALLQHQVLFFRNQDISPRQQRDFAARFGDLHTHPIYPQHPDAPQVMILDTDAFDLKDNAIWHTDVTFIETPPAAAVLAARLLPEFGGDTLWASSFAAWDALSDRLKTLLEGLTATHDFTKTFPLKRFGLTPADREKWEQTRRDNPPLSHPVVRTHPVSGRKGLFVNGGFTTEINELPEEEGAALLAFLLAHQARPEFTIRWRWQAGDVAFWDNRSTSHYAVDDYRPNRRIMHRATILGDKPF